In Verrucomicrobia bacterium CG1_02_43_26, one genomic interval encodes:
- a CDS encoding 30S ribosomal protein S15: protein MTQGIDKQQIIEDFKINPKDTGSSEVQIALVTARIKHLTGHLKLHPKDFHSRKGLIALTNLRRKHLNYLKKKDLEKYNDMLQRLSLRR from the coding sequence ATGACACAAGGTATAGACAAACAACAGATCATCGAAGACTTCAAAATCAACCCGAAGGATACCGGTTCCAGCGAGGTTCAAATCGCCCTCGTAACCGCTCGCATCAAGCACCTCACAGGTCACTTGAAGCTTCATCCAAAGGACTTTCATTCTCGCAAGGGTCTCATCGCCCTAACAAACCTGCGCAGAAAGCATCTCAATTATTTGAAGAAAAAAGATTTGGAAAAATATAACGACATGCTCCAGCGCTTAAGCCTGCGTCGATAA